A portion of the Clostridium gelidum genome contains these proteins:
- a CDS encoding aminotransferase class I/II-fold pyridoxal phosphate-dependent enzyme: MKNKESHSKAPIYEALMEYKKARVVSFDVPGHKQGRGNAMLREFLGEQCLSVDVNSMKPLDNLCHPVSVIKEAEELAADAFGSKHAFLMVNGTSSSVQAMVMSVCKKGEKIIMPRNVHRSAINALVVSGAVPVYVNPGVNKELGIPLGMSVKDVERAIKENPDAKAVLVNNPTYYGICSNLKDITELAHKHGMYVLVDEAHGTHFYFGDNMPMSAMEAGADMAAISMHKTGGSLTQSSFLLLNCDLSVGYVRQVINLTQTTSGSYLLMSSLDLARRDLVLHGTETFKKVIEFAEYARDEINKIGGYYAFSEELIDGDTIYDFDRTKLSIFTRGIGLAGIEVYDILRDDYGIQIEFGDIANILAIISVGDKSLAIERLISSLSEIKRLYSKDKAGMFDHEYINPEVVLTPQDAFYSPKISVPMNESDKKICAEFVMCYPPGIPILAPGEKITKEILDYIDYAKEKGCFLTGTEDAKIENINIVSKSINN, from the coding sequence TAAAAAGGCTAGAGTGGTTTCTTTTGATGTTCCAGGTCATAAGCAAGGTCGTGGAAATGCTATGCTTAGAGAATTTTTGGGTGAACAATGTCTTTCAGTAGATGTAAATTCAATGAAGCCACTTGATAACCTTTGTCATCCAGTATCAGTTATAAAAGAAGCTGAAGAACTTGCAGCAGATGCTTTTGGTTCTAAACATGCATTTTTAATGGTAAATGGAACAAGTTCATCAGTTCAGGCTATGGTTATGAGTGTTTGCAAAAAAGGTGAAAAAATTATAATGCCACGTAATGTTCATAGAAGTGCAATTAATGCATTAGTAGTTAGTGGAGCAGTTCCTGTTTATGTAAATCCAGGAGTGAATAAGGAACTTGGAATTCCACTTGGAATGTCAGTTAAAGATGTAGAAAGAGCAATAAAAGAAAATCCAGATGCCAAGGCAGTGCTTGTAAATAATCCAACTTATTATGGTATTTGCTCAAATCTTAAAGATATTACAGAACTTGCACATAAACATGGAATGTATGTTTTAGTAGATGAAGCTCATGGAACTCATTTTTATTTTGGTGATAATATGCCAATGTCTGCAATGGAAGCAGGAGCTGACATGGCAGCGATTAGCATGCATAAAACTGGTGGTTCTTTAACTCAAAGCTCATTTTTACTACTAAATTGCGATTTAAGTGTTGGTTATGTTCGTCAAGTAATTAATTTAACACAAACAACAAGTGGTTCATATCTATTAATGTCTTCACTTGATTTAGCAAGAAGAGATTTAGTGCTACATGGCACAGAAACTTTCAAAAAGGTAATAGAATTTGCAGAATATGCAAGGGATGAAATAAACAAAATAGGTGGATATTACGCTTTTTCAGAAGAATTAATTGATGGGGATACCATTTATGATTTTGATAGAACAAAGCTATCTATTTTTACTAGAGGAATAGGACTTGCAGGAATTGAAGTATATGATATTTTAAGAGATGATTATGGCATACAAATTGAGTTTGGAGATATAGCTAATATTTTAGCAATTATTTCTGTTGGAGATAAGAGTCTAGCAATTGAGAGATTGATATCTTCATTATCAGAAATTAAAAGATTATATTCAAAAGATAAAGCAGGAATGTTTGATCATGAGTACATAAATCCAGAAGTTGTACTTACTCCTCAAGATGCGTTTTACTCACCAAAGATTTCAGTGCCTATGAATGAAAGTGATAAAAAGATATGTGCTGAATTTGTAATGTGCTATCCACCAGGAATACCAATTCTTGCTCCAGGAGAAAAAATTACTAAGGAAATTTTAGATTATATAGATTATGCAAAAGAAAAGGGCTGTTTTTTAACTGGTACAGAAGATGCTAAAATTGAAAATATTAATATAGTTAGTAAATCAATTAACAATTAG
- a CDS encoding saccharopine dehydrogenase family protein, giving the protein MGKALIIGAGGVASVAIHKCCQNSEVFEEICIASRTLSKCDAIKASLKGKTKTKIQTARVDADNVPELVALIEKFKPDVVLNLALPYQDLTIMDACLETKTDYVDTANYEPLDAAKFEYKWQWAYKEKFEKAGITALLGSGFDPGVTGVFSAYAQKHYFDEINYIDILDANAGDHGYHFATNFNPEINIREITAKGSYWEEGKWIETEPLEIKEVYDFPEIGPKDMYLLHHEELESLGLNIKGIKRIRFWMTFSQKYITHLNVLENVGMTSIEPIDYEGKQIVPLQFLKAILPDPASLGPRTKGKTNIGCIFQGKKDGKDKTYYVYNVCDHEECYKEVGSQAISYTTGVPAMIGASLVMKGLWKKPGVNNIEEFDPDPFMDELNKWGLPWKEDFSPTLVK; this is encoded by the coding sequence ATGGGAAAAGCGTTAATTATTGGTGCTGGCGGTGTTGCTAGCGTTGCTATTCATAAATGTTGTCAAAACTCAGAGGTGTTTGAAGAAATTTGTATTGCCAGCAGAACTTTATCAAAATGCGATGCTATAAAAGCTTCATTAAAAGGAAAAACTAAAACTAAAATACAAACAGCTAGGGTAGATGCTGATAATGTACCTGAGTTAGTAGCACTTATTGAAAAATTTAAACCAGATGTTGTACTAAATCTTGCACTTCCATATCAAGATTTAACAATTATGGATGCTTGTCTTGAAACAAAAACTGATTATGTAGATACAGCTAATTATGAACCACTTGATGCAGCTAAGTTTGAATATAAATGGCAATGGGCATATAAAGAGAAATTTGAAAAAGCAGGAATCACAGCATTACTTGGTAGTGGTTTTGATCCAGGAGTTACAGGCGTATTTAGTGCTTATGCTCAAAAACATTATTTTGATGAAATAAATTACATAGATATTTTAGATGCTAATGCAGGTGATCATGGATATCATTTTGCAACTAACTTTAACCCAGAAATTAATATTCGTGAAATCACAGCTAAGGGTAGCTATTGGGAAGAAGGAAAGTGGATAGAAACAGAACCTCTTGAAATAAAAGAAGTTTATGATTTTCCTGAAATAGGGCCAAAGGATATGTATTTATTACACCATGAAGAATTAGAATCTTTAGGTTTAAACATTAAAGGAATTAAGAGAATTAGATTTTGGATGACATTCTCACAAAAGTATATAACACATTTAAATGTGCTTGAAAATGTTGGAATGACTTCTATTGAACCAATTGACTATGAAGGAAAACAAATAGTTCCATTACAATTTTTAAAAGCAATTTTACCAGATCCAGCATCACTTGGGCCAAGAACAAAGGGTAAAACTAATATAGGATGTATTTTCCAAGGTAAAAAAGATGGAAAAGATAAGACTTATTATGTTTACAATGTATGTGATCATGAAGAATGTTATAAAGAAGTTGGTTCACAAGCAATTTCATATACAACAGGAGTTCCAGCTATGATAGGTGCAAGCTTAGTTATGAAAGGCTTGTGGAAGAAACCAGGAGTAAATAATATTGAAGAATTTGATCCAGATCCATTTATGGATGAATTAAATAAATGGGGATTACCATGGAAAGAAGATTTCTCTCCAACATTAGTTAAGTAA
- the speE gene encoding polyamine aminopropyltransferase: MELWYTEQHTENVQFSIKVEKQLHTEQTEFQRIDILEAKEFGKFFTLDGLMMITEKDEFIYHDMIVHVPMATNPNIKKVLVIGAGDGGTIRELTRYKTVEKIDMVEIDKRVVDVCREYFPQVSCKLDDERVNIFFEDGLKFVRTKENEYDLIIVDSTDPFGPGEGLFTKEFYGNCYKALNENGILVNQHESPYYDNDALAMKEAHEKVIGFFPIIKVYQAHIPTYPSGHWLFGFASKKYHPIKDLDANAWNELGIETKYYNTDLHVGCFALPNYVKHMLKGLTK; this comes from the coding sequence ATGGAGTTATGGTATACAGAACAACATACAGAGAATGTACAATTTTCAATTAAGGTTGAAAAGCAACTACATACTGAACAAACTGAATTTCAAAGAATAGATATTTTAGAAGCAAAGGAATTTGGGAAGTTTTTTACGTTAGATGGATTAATGATGATAACGGAAAAAGATGAGTTTATTTATCATGATATGATAGTTCATGTACCAATGGCAACTAATCCTAATATCAAAAAGGTTTTAGTTATAGGCGCTGGAGATGGCGGAACAATAAGAGAACTTACAAGGTACAAGACAGTTGAGAAAATAGATATGGTTGAAATTGACAAGAGAGTTGTTGATGTATGTAGAGAATATTTTCCACAAGTATCATGTAAACTCGATGACGAGAGAGTTAATATATTTTTTGAAGATGGATTAAAATTTGTACGAACTAAGGAAAATGAATATGACTTAATAATAGTAGATTCAACAGATCCTTTTGGACCAGGAGAAGGACTATTTACTAAAGAATTTTATGGAAACTGCTATAAAGCATTAAATGAAAATGGAATTTTGGTTAATCAACATGAAAGTCCATATTATGATAATGATGCTTTAGCAATGAAAGAAGCTCATGAAAAAGTAATAGGATTTTTTCCGATTATTAAAGTATATCAAGCGCACATTCCAACTTATCCATCAGGACATTGGTTATTTGGATTTGCTTCAAAAAAATATCATCCTATTAAAGATTTAGATGCAAATGCTTGGAATGAGCTGGGAATAGAAACAAAATATTATAATACAGACCTCCATGTAGGGTGTTTTGCATTACCTAATTATGTTAAACATATGTTAAAGGGACTTACTAAATAG
- a CDS encoding ABC transporter substrate-binding protein yields the protein MKKNYLKKVLIFAISIAIVGSAFTGCGNSESSTKTESVVTTFTEKDPKEYKGTINLWSFTDEFKTSHFIEKFNSVYPNIEVKLTVIPMDNNAYSTKLSSVLASGGGAPDVFTSEVAFVNKFVNTSYYEDLSKEPYKGEEIAKNMIPYTIDLGRNQEDKSIRAFSWGATPGGMFYKRSLAKQYFGTDDPAEITKKFSSVDSLIQTGKELKEKSGGKVKLLPNYSEMYTVATGSRTHGWVEDNKLVIDDNINKYIDVAKQIRDADIDAKFNTWSAPWSASMAGAVDGTNVFCYALPTWGLPFVIATNAKDTSGDWGLAKAPSAYYAGGSWLGMYSKSKNKELAWQLIKYMTTSDFQTWNAKEHGDFPSNLDSVKTYSTTDDGKSKFAGGQNVAAVYNEILPTINGKLVTKYDETINNKFQSDLDLYVTGEKSKDEFLQQFKADVKTAFPDINVE from the coding sequence ATGAAAAAAAACTATCTAAAAAAAGTATTAATTTTCGCAATATCAATTGCAATAGTAGGATCTGCTTTCACAGGTTGTGGTAATTCAGAAAGTTCAACAAAAACTGAATCAGTAGTAACCACTTTTACAGAGAAGGATCCAAAGGAGTATAAAGGAACAATCAATCTATGGTCCTTTACAGATGAATTTAAAACATCACATTTTATTGAGAAGTTTAACAGTGTATATCCAAACATTGAGGTTAAATTGACAGTTATACCGATGGATAACAATGCATACTCAACAAAACTATCATCGGTATTAGCATCAGGAGGAGGTGCACCTGATGTCTTCACTTCAGAAGTTGCATTTGTAAATAAATTTGTTAATACATCGTACTATGAAGATCTTTCTAAAGAGCCATATAAAGGTGAAGAAATTGCAAAAAATATGATTCCGTATACTATAGATCTTGGAAGAAATCAAGAGGATAAGAGTATTAGAGCATTTTCTTGGGGAGCAACTCCAGGTGGAATGTTCTACAAGAGAAGTTTAGCTAAACAATATTTTGGAACAGATGATCCAGCGGAAATTACTAAGAAGTTTTCATCAGTGGATTCTTTAATTCAAACAGGAAAAGAATTAAAAGAGAAAAGTGGAGGTAAGGTTAAATTACTTCCAAATTATTCTGAAATGTACACTGTTGCAACTGGTAGTAGAACACATGGTTGGGTAGAAGATAATAAGTTAGTTATCGATGACAATATTAATAAATATATTGATGTTGCAAAGCAAATCAGAGATGCAGATATAGATGCTAAGTTTAATACATGGTCAGCACCATGGTCAGCATCAATGGCTGGCGCAGTAGATGGAACAAACGTATTCTGTTATGCACTACCTACTTGGGGATTACCATTCGTAATAGCTACTAATGCTAAAGACACAAGTGGAGATTGGGGACTTGCTAAAGCGCCTTCAGCTTATTATGCTGGTGGTAGTTGGTTAGGTATGTATAGTAAGAGTAAGAATAAGGAGCTTGCATGGCAACTAATTAAGTATATGACTACTTCAGATTTTCAAACATGGAATGCTAAAGAACATGGCGATTTTCCAAGTAATTTAGATTCGGTTAAGACATATTCAACTACTGATGATGGAAAGAGTAAATTTGCTGGTGGACAAAATGTAGCTGCGGTTTATAATGAGATACTTCCAACAATTAATGGTAAGCTAGTCACTAAATATGATGAAACTATTAATAACAAATTCCAAAGTGATTTAGACTTATATGTAACTGGAGAAAAATCAAAAGATGAATTTTTACAACAGTTTAAGGCTGATGTTAAGACTGCATTTCCAGATATAAATGTAGAATAA
- a CDS encoding carbohydrate ABC transporter permease: MQKKKSKVDKGRYGIYFVIPYFVTFLIFSLYPIIYTFVISLKKWDGMSENAIFVGIKNYVTLVHDPVFYQSIANTLIMWICAVIPQMGFALLLAVLFNNIKKLRGKEFFRAAIYLPNLITPTAVAVLFAFLFDWQTGAINKILINLHIVSEPINWFLSAGTYRGIIALISWWMWFGYSAIIFGAGLNNIPSELYESASIDGASPWQSFKSITMPLLKPTILYAAVTSLIGGMQTFDIPYVMTQGQGGPNNKTLTVVMYLYNTAFQNSNYGYGSAIGYGLFVLILILSIITFKFINRNGQNE; this comes from the coding sequence ATGCAAAAGAAAAAAAGTAAAGTAGATAAAGGAAGATATGGAATATACTTTGTTATTCCGTATTTTGTTACATTTTTAATATTTTCATTATATCCGATTATATATACTTTTGTTATAAGTCTTAAAAAGTGGGATGGGATGTCAGAAAACGCAATTTTTGTAGGGATTAAAAATTACGTTACTCTTGTACATGATCCTGTATTTTATCAGTCTATTGCAAATACATTAATAATGTGGATCTGCGCTGTAATTCCACAGATGGGATTTGCACTTTTACTTGCAGTACTGTTCAATAATATAAAAAAGCTTAGGGGGAAAGAATTTTTTAGAGCAGCTATATATCTTCCTAACCTTATTACACCAACAGCAGTAGCAGTGTTATTTGCCTTTTTATTTGATTGGCAGACTGGTGCAATAAATAAGATTCTTATAAATTTGCATATAGTTAGTGAACCTATTAACTGGTTTTTGAGTGCTGGTACTTATAGAGGAATAATAGCACTTATATCATGGTGGATGTGGTTTGGATATAGTGCGATAATTTTTGGAGCAGGTTTAAATAATATTCCATCAGAATTGTATGAGTCCGCAAGCATAGATGGTGCAAGTCCTTGGCAGAGTTTTAAGAGTATAACAATGCCACTATTAAAACCAACTATATTATATGCTGCTGTTACATCACTTATCGGTGGTATGCAAACATTTGATATTCCTTATGTTATGACTCAAGGACAAGGAGGACCTAATAATAAGACATTAACGGTAGTTATGTATCTATATAACACAGCCTTCCAAAATTCAAACTATGGATATGGTTCTGCAATTGGATATGGTTTATTTGTATTGATACTTATATTATCTATAATAACTTTCAAATTTATAAATAGAAATGGTCAGAATGAATAG
- the nspC gene encoding carboxynorspermidine decarboxylase: protein MKDIEVSKLPSPCYVVDERLLTKNLETLKYVQDSTGCNILLATKAFSMFSTFPLIGKYLKGVTSSSLFEARLGYEEMGKQVHIYAPAYREDEFDEIMKYSDHIVFNSFNQWKLYKDKIKNVQGKKIECGIRINPEYSEIETDIYNPCFENSRMGVTLANFEEDELEGIDGLHFHTMCEQNSDTLERTIKVVDEKFGKYIKNMKWINFGGGHHITRPDYDIETLIKSINFIKDKYKVDVYLEPGEAIALNTGFLVSTVLDTMKNGMDIAILDTSAECHMPDVLAMPYRPNIIGAGKPNEFEFTYRFGGPTCLAGDIIGDYSFKEPLKPGDKLVFCDMAIYSMVKNNTFNGVNLPAIVKYSEEKGIEVVKEFGYEDFKSRLS, encoded by the coding sequence ATGAAAGATATAGAAGTAAGTAAATTACCATCACCATGTTATGTTGTTGATGAAAGGCTTCTTACGAAAAATTTAGAAACTTTGAAATATGTGCAAGATAGTACAGGATGTAATATTCTTCTTGCAACAAAGGCATTCTCAATGTTTTCAACCTTTCCTTTAATAGGAAAGTATTTAAAAGGGGTTACTTCAAGTTCTTTATTTGAAGCTAGACTTGGATACGAAGAAATGGGAAAGCAAGTACATATTTATGCGCCTGCATATAGAGAAGATGAATTTGATGAAATAATGAAATATAGCGATCATATAGTATTTAATTCATTTAATCAATGGAAACTTTATAAAGACAAAATTAAAAATGTTCAAGGTAAAAAAATCGAATGTGGTATTCGTATCAACCCTGAATATTCGGAGATAGAAACAGATATATATAATCCATGCTTTGAAAATTCAAGAATGGGAGTTACATTAGCTAATTTTGAAGAAGATGAGCTTGAAGGAATAGATGGGTTACACTTCCATACTATGTGTGAACAAAATTCTGATACTCTTGAACGTACAATAAAAGTTGTAGATGAAAAGTTTGGAAAATATATTAAGAATATGAAGTGGATTAACTTTGGTGGTGGTCATCATATTACTAGACCAGATTATGATATAGAGACCCTAATAAAATCTATTAATTTTATAAAAGATAAGTATAAAGTAGATGTATATCTTGAACCAGGTGAAGCTATTGCTTTAAACACAGGTTTTCTCGTATCAACAGTTTTAGATACAATGAAAAATGGAATGGATATAGCAATACTAGATACTTCAGCAGAATGCCATATGCCAGATGTACTTGCAATGCCATATAGGCCTAATATTATAGGAGCAGGAAAGCCCAATGAATTTGAATTTACTTATAGATTTGGAGGACCAACTTGTCTTGCTGGTGATATAATAGGGGATTATTCATTTAAAGAGCCATTAAAACCAGGAGATAAACTTGTATTTTGTGATATGGCTATTTATTCAATGGTTAAAAATAATACTTTTAACGGAGTGAATCTTCCTGCTATTGTGAAATATAGTGAAGAAAAGGGCATTGAAGTAGTAAAAGAATTTGGATATGAAGACTTTAAATCTAGATTATCATAA
- a CDS encoding LacI family DNA-binding transcriptional regulator produces the protein MNSIDIAKIAGVSRSTVSRVINNYSNVPDETREKVLKVIDEYNYVPQASARMLAGAKNRIIGLFIVDMIERSVGTKNRIASSPYYLEFTSSIIEYASEIGYKVLVHIIHNAKGYKEIKESFYDKTISGGIFIGENNDDLVIKEIINSGYKVVLVDQSLELDEGVYNKCKIVNADNFSGAYNATKYLINLKHTKIAHITGGDVKFSSIERVKGYKQALIDANIPIINNFIVKADFIEESGYHATKRLLSKKNKPTAIFLSNDKMAIASLKAIKEAGLRVPEDISIIGFDDIEAAKYLNPPLTTIRMELAEMAEMAIKGLISSIENDLDFSVNHTIPVKLIERRTCMELKNSTE, from the coding sequence GTGAATAGCATCGATATAGCAAAAATTGCAGGAGTTTCAAGGAGCACTGTTTCTAGAGTAATTAATAATTACTCTAATGTTCCAGACGAAACTAGAGAAAAGGTTTTAAAAGTAATAGATGAATATAATTATGTGCCACAGGCTTCTGCTAGAATGCTTGCAGGTGCTAAGAATAGAATTATTGGTCTTTTTATTGTTGATATGATAGAAAGATCAGTCGGAACGAAAAATCGAATTGCAAGTAGTCCTTACTACTTGGAATTTACAAGTTCCATAATTGAATATGCAAGTGAAATAGGATATAAAGTTCTTGTACATATAATACATAATGCAAAAGGTTATAAAGAGATTAAAGAAAGTTTTTATGATAAGACAATTTCTGGAGGAATATTTATTGGGGAAAACAATGATGATCTAGTAATTAAGGAGATAATAAATTCTGGATATAAAGTTGTATTGGTAGACCAATCGTTAGAATTAGATGAAGGCGTTTATAATAAATGTAAAATTGTAAATGCAGACAATTTTAGTGGAGCATATAATGCAACTAAATATTTAATTAATCTTAAACATACAAAGATTGCTCATATTACTGGTGGAGACGTAAAATTTTCATCTATTGAAAGAGTTAAAGGATACAAGCAGGCATTGATAGATGCGAATATTCCTATTATAAATAATTTTATTGTAAAAGCAGATTTTATTGAGGAAAGTGGATATCATGCAACCAAAAGGTTACTTTCAAAGAAAAACAAGCCAACAGCTATATTTTTAAGTAATGATAAAATGGCAATTGCATCTTTAAAAGCTATTAAAGAAGCTGGACTAAGAGTACCAGAAGATATTTCGATAATAGGTTTTGATGATATTGAAGCTGCTAAATATTTAAACCCACCACTAACAACTATAAGAATGGAATTAGCAGAAATGGCAGAAATGGCTATAAAAGGCCTTATTTCATCAATTGAAAATGATTTGGATTTTTCGGTGAATCATACAATACCTGTGAAGTTAATAGAAAGACGAACTTGCATGGAATTAAAAAATTCCACAGAATAA